In Arthrobacter citreus, a genomic segment contains:
- the uvrC gene encoding excinuclease ABC subunit UvrC has product MADPATYRPKTGEIPTAPGVYRFRDEHRRVIYVGKAKNLRSRLNSYFANPRGLLPKTRAMVHTAASVEWTVVGTELEALQLEYTWIKEFNPRFNIMFRDDKSYPYLAVTMGEKYPRAQVMRGDRRKDTRYFGPFYPAKAIRETLDTLLRVFPVRTCSSGVFKRAERTGRPCLLGYIDKCSAPCVGRISPEDHRQLAAELCDFMSGEGKRFIGTLEKEMQAAVAELDYETAARLRDDIAALRKVFERNNVVLSEDTDADIFALEEDELEASAQVFHVRAGRIRGQRGWVVEKVEDADTGDLVEHLIQQVYGEAAATDRIPRQVLVPALPSNADELGQWLSGLRGAHVDIRVPQRGDKKALMETVARNAADALRLHKSRRAGDITTRSAALQELQEALDLPVALLRIECYDISHVSGTNVVASMVVAEDGLPKKSDYRKFSITGEAARDDTSAMYDVISRRFRNYLAENADPAAEPAPAPAELPAERAGTDVQPLTDTLTAAPRSKFAYPPNLVVVDGGQPQVAAASRALADLGITDIYVVGLAKRLEEVWVPDSDFPVILPRASEALFLLQRIRDEAHRFAITFHRQKRAKSMTASLLDEISGLGPAKRAALLKEFGSVKKLRSASPEELQRAPGIGPALAASIHAQLAAKGAGQDAAPAVNMTTGEIMET; this is encoded by the coding sequence GTGGCAGATCCAGCAACATACCGGCCGAAGACGGGGGAGATCCCCACCGCCCCAGGCGTTTACCGTTTCCGTGACGAGCACCGCCGGGTCATCTACGTCGGCAAAGCCAAGAACCTCCGCTCCCGCCTGAACTCATATTTCGCCAACCCGCGGGGCCTGCTGCCCAAGACGCGGGCCATGGTGCACACCGCCGCCAGCGTCGAATGGACAGTGGTCGGCACCGAGCTCGAAGCGCTGCAGCTGGAGTACACCTGGATCAAGGAATTCAACCCCCGGTTCAACATCATGTTCCGGGACGACAAGTCCTATCCCTACCTCGCCGTCACCATGGGGGAGAAGTATCCCCGGGCGCAGGTCATGCGCGGGGACCGGCGCAAGGACACCCGCTACTTCGGACCGTTCTACCCCGCGAAGGCCATCCGCGAAACCCTGGACACCCTGCTGCGCGTTTTCCCCGTCCGCACCTGCAGCTCCGGCGTTTTCAAGCGTGCCGAGCGCACCGGCCGGCCATGCCTGCTCGGCTATATCGACAAATGCTCCGCCCCCTGCGTCGGCCGGATCAGTCCCGAAGACCACCGCCAGCTGGCCGCCGAACTGTGCGACTTCATGTCCGGTGAGGGCAAGCGGTTCATCGGCACCCTGGAAAAGGAAATGCAGGCGGCCGTGGCCGAGCTCGACTATGAAACCGCAGCCCGGCTGCGCGATGACATTGCCGCCCTGCGCAAGGTGTTCGAACGCAACAACGTGGTCCTCAGCGAAGACACCGACGCCGACATCTTTGCGCTCGAGGAAGATGAGCTCGAAGCATCGGCCCAGGTGTTCCATGTCCGCGCCGGACGGATCCGCGGACAGCGCGGCTGGGTGGTGGAAAAGGTTGAGGACGCGGACACCGGGGACCTGGTGGAACACCTGATCCAGCAGGTCTACGGCGAGGCCGCCGCCACTGACCGCATTCCCCGCCAGGTGCTGGTTCCGGCGCTTCCCTCCAACGCTGATGAGCTGGGACAGTGGCTCTCCGGGCTGCGCGGCGCCCACGTGGACATCCGCGTTCCACAGCGCGGCGACAAGAAGGCCCTGATGGAGACCGTGGCCCGCAATGCCGCCGACGCCCTGCGCCTGCATAAGAGCCGCCGGGCCGGGGACATCACCACGCGCTCCGCGGCGCTGCAGGAACTGCAGGAAGCCCTGGACCTGCCCGTGGCACTGCTGCGCATCGAGTGTTACGACATCTCCCATGTGTCCGGCACCAACGTGGTGGCGTCCATGGTGGTGGCCGAGGACGGCCTCCCGAAAAAATCGGACTACCGGAAGTTCTCCATCACCGGAGAGGCGGCGCGGGATGACACCTCAGCCATGTATGACGTGATCTCCCGGCGGTTCCGCAACTACCTCGCCGAGAACGCGGACCCGGCCGCCGAGCCCGCACCGGCTCCCGCGGAGCTCCCAGCTGAACGCGCCGGAACCGACGTCCAGCCGCTGACCGACACGCTCACGGCGGCTCCGCGGTCCAAGTTTGCCTACCCGCCGAACCTGGTGGTGGTTGACGGCGGCCAGCCCCAGGTGGCCGCCGCCTCCCGTGCCCTCGCGGATCTGGGCATCACCGACATTTACGTGGTGGGCCTGGCCAAGCGGCTGGAGGAAGTCTGGGTGCCGGACAGTGACTTCCCGGTGATCCTGCCCCGCGCCTCCGAAGCCCTGTTCCTGCTCCAGCGAATTCGGGACGAGGCACACCGGTTTGCCATCACCTTCCACCGCCAGAAGCGTGCCAAGTCCATGACGGCGTCCCTGCTGGACGAGATTTCCGGCCTCGGGCCGGCCAAACGTGCGGCCCTGCTCAAAGAGTTCGGTTCGGTCAAGAAGCTGCGCAGCGCATCGCCCGAGGAGCTGCAGCGCGCGCCGGGCATCGGTCCGGCCCTGGCGGCGTCGATACACGCGCAGCTCGCGGCCAAGGGCGCCGGACAGGACGCGGCCCCCGCCGTAAACATGACCACCGGCGAAATCATGGAAACTTAG
- the pgl gene encoding 6-phosphogluconolactonase has protein sequence MSYSPNGVSIHPTVEALTTATAARLITKLVDVQSRRGVATVVLTGGTVGIAVLDAVATSPARVAVDWSKVNFWWGDERFLPTDSSDRNAAQAQLALLSRLPVSPERVHPVPSTEEAASVADAASEYARALAAEAAGEKLPAGFESIDPRLPRFDVLLLGVGPDAHIASLFPEMAGIRTTGETVVSVLNAPKPPPERVSLTLEAINTAEEVWLTVAGEDKAGAVGLALAGAGPVQVPAAGARGRTKTRWLIDQAAASQLPERLLDPEGTGPGSEED, from the coding sequence ATGAGTTATTCGCCCAACGGAGTGAGCATCCATCCCACTGTCGAGGCACTGACCACGGCCACTGCTGCCCGGCTCATTACCAAGCTGGTGGATGTGCAGAGCCGGCGGGGCGTGGCCACGGTGGTGCTCACCGGGGGAACCGTGGGAATCGCAGTGCTCGACGCCGTTGCCACCTCCCCGGCACGCGTCGCCGTGGACTGGTCCAAGGTGAACTTCTGGTGGGGTGACGAGCGGTTCCTGCCGACGGACTCTTCCGACCGCAACGCGGCGCAGGCCCAGCTTGCGCTGCTGTCACGGTTGCCGGTCTCCCCGGAGCGGGTGCACCCCGTGCCGTCCACCGAAGAGGCCGCCTCGGTGGCTGACGCCGCGTCGGAGTACGCGCGGGCGCTGGCTGCGGAGGCCGCCGGCGAGAAGCTGCCGGCGGGTTTCGAGTCCATCGACCCGCGGCTCCCCCGCTTTGATGTCCTGCTCCTCGGTGTTGGACCGGATGCCCACATCGCGTCCCTGTTCCCGGAGATGGCCGGCATCCGCACGACCGGGGAAACGGTGGTGTCAGTGCTGAATGCTCCCAAACCCCCGCCGGAGCGGGTATCGCTGACGCTGGAGGCGATCAACACGGCCGAAGAGGTATGGCTGACCGTTGCCGGAGAGGACAAGGCCGGTGCCGTGGGCCTGGCCCTCGCCGGTGCCGGGCCGGTCCAGGTTCCCGCGGCCGGAGCCCGGGGGCGGACCAAAACGCGCTGGCTGATTGACCAGGCGGCCGCCTCCCAGCTGCCCGAGCGGCTGCTGGACCCTGAGGGGACCGGCCCCGGCTCCGAAGAAGACTAG
- a CDS encoding uridine diphosphate-N-acetylglucosamine-binding protein YvcK yields MAFLTGPLPMIPQTGAARDAGVSDGSPAVVALGGGHGLSASLSALRLLTTDLTAVVTVADDGGSSGRLRHELDVLPPGDLRMALAALCDDTDWGRTWRDVMQHRFQSRPGVNGSLDNHALGNLLIVTLWELLGDPVAGLQWAGALLGARGQVLPMSTQPLTIEGDVLRRTATGEYLELVTGQARLATAGAMGKVSEVRLTPADAAACPEAVTAIERADWVILGPGSWYTSVLPHLMLPELRSALTRTKAKRCLTMNLTNETKETAGMSALDHLAEVRRYAPGLRVDAVLADPGVIEDRDAFSAAVAAMGGRAVFGKVGAATGRPIHDPLRLATAYHDMFGEN; encoded by the coding sequence ATGGCCTTTCTGACCGGCCCGCTCCCGATGATTCCGCAGACGGGGGCGGCCCGCGACGCCGGCGTCAGCGACGGCTCTCCGGCCGTGGTGGCACTGGGCGGCGGGCACGGGCTGTCCGCGTCGCTGTCTGCCCTGCGCCTGCTGACCACGGACCTGACCGCCGTGGTGACCGTGGCGGACGACGGCGGTTCCTCCGGCCGACTGCGCCATGAGCTGGACGTGCTTCCGCCGGGTGACCTGCGGATGGCCCTGGCGGCGCTCTGTGATGACACTGACTGGGGTCGAACCTGGCGCGACGTCATGCAGCACCGTTTCCAGTCCCGTCCCGGAGTCAACGGATCGCTGGACAACCATGCCCTGGGCAACCTGCTGATCGTGACCCTGTGGGAGCTGCTGGGGGATCCGGTGGCGGGCCTGCAGTGGGCCGGGGCCCTGCTGGGCGCCCGTGGCCAGGTTTTGCCGATGTCCACCCAGCCGCTCACCATCGAGGGCGACGTCCTGCGGCGGACGGCCACGGGCGAGTACCTGGAACTGGTGACGGGGCAGGCCCGGCTGGCCACTGCCGGAGCGATGGGCAAGGTCAGCGAGGTCCGTCTCACACCGGCGGATGCCGCTGCCTGCCCCGAAGCCGTCACGGCCATTGAGCGGGCCGACTGGGTCATTCTTGGTCCCGGTTCCTGGTACACCTCGGTGTTGCCGCACCTGATGCTGCCGGAGCTGCGGTCAGCCCTGACCCGGACCAAGGCCAAGCGGTGCCTGACCATGAACCTGACGAACGAAACGAAGGAAACGGCCGGGATGTCGGCACTGGACCATCTCGCGGAGGTGCGGCGGTACGCCCCCGGACTCCGCGTGGATGCAGTGCTTGCCGACCCCGGTGTCATCGAAGACCGCGATGCGTTCAGTGCGGCGGTTGCCGCGATGGGCGGGCGCGCCGTCTTCGGTAAGGTGGGGGCAGCGACCGGGCGGCCGATCCATGATCCGCTGCGCCTGGCCACCGCCTATCACGATATGTTTGGGGAGAACTAG
- the whiA gene encoding DNA-binding protein WhiA: MALTAAVKEELSRLDVKKSSVRKAEVSALLRFAGGLHIISGRIVIEAEVDLASTARRLRAAIAEVYGHASDIVVVSGGGLRRGNRYVVRVVKDGESLARQTGLLDARGRPVRGLPSVVVNGSAADAEAVWRGAFLAHGSLTEPGRSSSLEVTCPGPEAALALVGAARRIGIAAKAREVRGIDRVVIRDGDTIAALLTRMGAHDALMVWEERRMRKEVRATANRLANFDDANLRRSAQAAVAAGARVDRALDILGDDVPEHLRYAGELRVAHKQASLDELGHLAEPPMTKDAIAGRIRRLLAMADKRAAELGIPGTEANVTPEMLDE, translated from the coding sequence GTGGCGTTGACCGCAGCAGTAAAAGAGGAACTTTCACGTCTGGATGTGAAAAAGTCCTCCGTCCGCAAAGCGGAAGTATCAGCCTTGCTGCGATTTGCCGGAGGACTGCACATCATTTCCGGGCGCATTGTCATTGAAGCAGAAGTGGATTTGGCGTCCACGGCCCGGCGGCTCCGGGCCGCCATTGCCGAAGTCTACGGCCACGCCTCGGACATCGTTGTGGTGTCCGGGGGAGGCCTGCGCCGGGGGAACCGGTACGTGGTGCGCGTGGTGAAGGACGGCGAGTCCCTGGCCCGCCAGACCGGACTGCTGGATGCCCGCGGACGACCGGTGCGGGGACTGCCCTCCGTGGTGGTCAACGGATCAGCCGCCGACGCCGAGGCCGTATGGCGCGGTGCGTTCCTGGCCCACGGTTCGCTCACCGAGCCCGGCCGGTCCTCCTCGCTGGAAGTGACGTGCCCGGGACCCGAAGCGGCCCTGGCACTGGTGGGCGCAGCCCGGCGGATCGGCATTGCCGCCAAGGCCCGGGAAGTGCGCGGCATCGACCGGGTTGTCATCCGCGACGGCGACACCATCGCCGCCCTGCTCACGCGCATGGGAGCCCACGACGCACTGATGGTCTGGGAAGAGCGCCGCATGCGCAAGGAAGTCCGGGCCACCGCCAACCGGCTGGCCAACTTTGACGATGCCAATCTGCGCCGCTCGGCCCAGGCCGCGGTTGCCGCCGGCGCCCGCGTGGACCGGGCGCTGGACATCCTCGGGGATGACGTGCCCGAACACCTGCGCTACGCCGGAGAGCTGCGGGTTGCCCATAAGCAGGCCAGCCTGGACGAGCTGGGGCACCTCGCCGAACCGCCCATGACCAAGGACGCGATTGCCGGCCGTATCCGCCGTCTCCTGGCCATGGCCGACAAGCGGGCGGCCGAATTGGGCATCCCCGGCACTGAGGCCAATGTGACTCCTGAGATGCTTGACGAGTAG
- the tpiA gene encoding triose-phosphate isomerase: MTTSTNGKFDRTPLIAGNWKMNMDHVQGITLLQKLAWTLKDAQHDYNRVEAAVFPPFTDLRSVQTLVRGDKLDLEYGAQDLSPKDSGAYTGDISGAFLSKLGCKYVLVGHSERRTVHGETDELLNEKLKAAYRNGLVPVLCVGEGLEIRQSGQHVQHTLEQVRRDLEGLDAEQVSALVIAYEPIWAIGTGEVAGPEDAQEMCAAIRAEIADLYDDAVAAKTRLLYGGSVKAANAASILKQRDVDGVLVGGASLDVAEFANIVRFEQHLVTD, translated from the coding sequence ATGACCACCTCGACCAACGGCAAGTTTGACCGGACACCGCTGATCGCGGGCAACTGGAAGATGAACATGGACCATGTCCAGGGCATCACTCTTCTGCAGAAGCTGGCCTGGACCCTCAAGGATGCCCAGCACGACTACAACCGCGTGGAGGCGGCAGTCTTCCCGCCGTTTACTGACCTGCGCAGTGTGCAGACGCTGGTCCGGGGCGACAAGCTGGACCTGGAGTACGGCGCCCAGGACCTGTCGCCGAAGGACTCCGGCGCGTACACGGGCGACATTTCCGGTGCCTTCCTGTCCAAGCTTGGCTGCAAGTACGTCCTCGTGGGACACAGCGAACGCCGCACGGTCCACGGTGAGACCGACGAACTGCTCAACGAAAAGCTCAAGGCCGCCTACCGCAACGGCCTGGTGCCGGTGCTGTGCGTGGGCGAGGGCCTGGAAATCCGCCAGTCCGGCCAGCATGTGCAGCACACCCTGGAGCAGGTCCGCCGGGACCTCGAGGGCTTGGACGCCGAGCAGGTATCCGCCCTGGTGATCGCTTACGAGCCGATCTGGGCCATCGGCACGGGTGAAGTGGCCGGTCCTGAGGACGCCCAGGAAATGTGCGCCGCCATCCGCGCGGAGATCGCTGACCTGTACGACGACGCAGTGGCCGCCAAGACCCGTCTGCTGTACGGCGGATCGGTAAAAGCCGCAAATGCGGCGAGCATTCTGAAGCAGCGCGACGTCGACGGCGTGCTGGTGGGCGGCGCCAGTTTGGATGTGGCCGAGTTTGCTAATATTGTCAGGTTCGAACAACACCTGGTGACCGACTGA
- the gap gene encoding type I glyceraldehyde-3-phosphate dehydrogenase codes for MTTRVGINGFGRIGRNYFRAALEQNADLEIVAVNDLTSPETLAHLLKYDSVTGRIGADVEVRGGDLIVGGKTIKVLAERDPANLPWKDLGVDVVIESTGFFTKAEDAKKHLDAGAKKVLISAPGKGADRTIVMGVNDGDYNPETDNIVSNASCTTNCLGPLAKVIHEAFGIERGLMTTVHAYTADQNLQDGPHRDLRRARAAALNIVPTSTGAAKAIGLVLPELDGKLDGFALRVPVPTGSVTDLTVTLAREASVQEINDAYKAASDGALNGILRYTDEPIVSSDIVTDPASCIFDSGLTRVMGNEVKVVGWYDNEWGYSCRLVDLTTLVGSSL; via the coding sequence GTGACTACTCGTGTTGGAATCAACGGCTTCGGACGCATCGGACGCAACTACTTCCGCGCAGCACTGGAGCAGAACGCCGACCTCGAAATCGTGGCCGTCAATGACCTCACCAGCCCTGAAACCCTTGCCCATCTCCTGAAGTACGACTCCGTCACCGGCCGCATCGGCGCCGACGTGGAAGTGCGCGGCGGCGATTTGATCGTCGGCGGAAAGACCATCAAGGTCCTGGCCGAACGGGACCCCGCCAACCTTCCCTGGAAGGACCTCGGCGTTGACGTGGTCATCGAGTCCACCGGGTTCTTCACCAAGGCCGAAGATGCCAAGAAGCACCTCGATGCTGGAGCCAAGAAGGTCCTGATCTCCGCTCCCGGCAAGGGCGCTGACCGCACCATCGTGATGGGCGTCAACGACGGCGACTACAACCCGGAGACCGACAACATCGTCTCCAACGCATCCTGCACCACCAACTGCCTCGGGCCGCTGGCCAAGGTCATCCACGAAGCGTTCGGCATTGAGCGCGGCCTGATGACCACCGTCCACGCCTACACCGCGGACCAGAACCTGCAGGACGGCCCGCACCGCGACCTCCGCCGCGCCCGTGCCGCAGCCCTGAACATCGTTCCCACGTCCACCGGCGCCGCCAAGGCCATCGGCCTGGTCCTTCCGGAGCTCGACGGCAAGCTGGACGGCTTCGCGCTGCGCGTTCCGGTGCCCACCGGCTCCGTCACGGACCTCACGGTCACCCTCGCCCGGGAAGCCTCGGTCCAGGAAATCAACGACGCCTACAAGGCGGCCTCCGACGGCGCGCTGAACGGCATCCTGCGCTACACCGACGAGCCAATTGTGTCCTCGGACATCGTGACCGACCCGGCGTCGTGCATCTTCGACTCGGGCCTGACCCGGGTGATGGGCAACGAGGTCAAGGTGGTGGGCTGGTACGACAACGAGTGGGGCTACTCCTGCCGCCTGGTGGACCTGACCACACTGGTTGGCTCCTCGCTCTAG
- a CDS encoding lysophospholipid acyltransferase family protein has protein sequence MGVYDLTRASTRGLIAGLCRPTVIGLENVPASGAFIVAANHLSFLDSVLTQALMPRPVAFFAKAEYFTGTGVKGAAMRTFFEGVGSIPVERDQQAASVAALKTLLDRLEQGSGIGIYPEGTRSRDGLLYRGRTGVGWLALTSGAPVVPVGLIGTENLQPAGKKWIKPQHFTMKVGRPLYFQKTGPDHALPARRQATDRVMDAIAELSGQERSGSYNQSKPEG, from the coding sequence ATGGGCGTTTATGACCTGACCCGGGCCTCAACCCGCGGACTCATTGCCGGACTGTGCCGGCCCACCGTCATTGGCCTGGAAAACGTTCCGGCCAGCGGTGCCTTCATCGTGGCCGCAAACCACCTCTCGTTCCTGGACAGCGTCCTCACGCAGGCCCTGATGCCCCGGCCCGTGGCCTTCTTCGCCAAGGCCGAGTACTTCACCGGCACCGGCGTCAAGGGTGCCGCCATGCGGACCTTTTTTGAAGGCGTGGGATCCATCCCGGTGGAACGGGACCAGCAGGCCGCGTCGGTGGCGGCGCTGAAAACGCTGCTGGACCGGCTGGAGCAGGGCAGCGGCATTGGAATCTACCCGGAGGGCACCCGCTCCCGGGACGGACTGCTGTACCGCGGCCGGACCGGCGTTGGCTGGCTGGCCCTGACCTCCGGCGCCCCCGTGGTTCCCGTAGGGCTGATCGGCACAGAGAACCTGCAGCCCGCGGGCAAAAAATGGATCAAGCCGCAGCACTTCACCATGAAGGTGGGCCGGCCGCTCTACTTCCAGAAGACCGGACCGGACCACGCGCTGCCCGCCCGCCGGCAGGCCACCGACCGGGTCATGGACGCCATTGCCGAACTGTCGGGGCAGGAACGCTCCGGCAGCTACAACCAGAGCAAGCCCGAAGGCTAA
- a CDS encoding phosphoglycerate kinase, whose translation MTVKTLEELISDGVDGRYVLVRSDLNVPLDNGRVADDGRIRASIPTIGKLVEHGAKVIIMAHLGRPKGTPDEKYSLQPAADRLDELAPFAVEFAADVVGDSAHELAASLASGSVLVLQNIRFDPRETSKNDDDRLALARELAGLTGDNGAYVDDAFGAVHRRHASVYDIAEVLPAYQGDLVHTEVEVLKRLTENPEQPYVVVLGGSKVSDKLAVIENLMDRADYLLVGGGMVFTFLAAQGYKVGASLLEADQIENVKGYLSRAKEVGCEFVLPTDIVVADKFAADADVDVVPADAMEDSRFGASGIGLDIGPDSAAAFAEKIGSGKTIFWNGPMGVFEFDAFADGTRTIAQALKDSSGFSVVGGGDSAAAVRKLGFSDSDFGHISTGGGASLEYLEGKKLPGLTVLDQ comes from the coding sequence ATGACAGTCAAGACACTCGAGGAACTGATCAGCGACGGCGTCGACGGTCGGTATGTACTGGTCCGCTCGGACCTGAACGTGCCCCTGGACAACGGCCGGGTGGCCGACGACGGGCGCATCCGCGCGTCCATCCCCACCATCGGAAAGCTGGTGGAGCACGGTGCCAAGGTGATCATCATGGCGCACCTGGGGCGGCCCAAGGGCACTCCCGATGAGAAGTACTCCCTGCAGCCGGCCGCCGACCGGCTGGACGAACTCGCACCGTTCGCGGTCGAGTTCGCCGCAGACGTGGTGGGCGACAGCGCGCACGAACTGGCTGCCTCGCTGGCCTCCGGTTCCGTTCTGGTGCTCCAGAACATCCGGTTCGACCCGCGCGAGACCTCCAAGAATGACGACGACCGCCTCGCCCTGGCGCGGGAACTCGCCGGGCTGACCGGAGACAACGGGGCGTATGTGGATGATGCCTTCGGTGCCGTGCACCGCAGGCACGCCAGCGTGTACGACATCGCCGAAGTCCTGCCCGCGTACCAGGGTGACCTGGTGCACACCGAAGTTGAGGTGCTGAAGCGGCTGACCGAAAACCCCGAGCAGCCCTACGTTGTTGTCCTGGGCGGATCCAAGGTTTCGGACAAGCTTGCCGTGATCGAGAACCTCATGGACCGCGCCGACTACCTGCTGGTGGGCGGCGGAATGGTGTTCACCTTCCTCGCCGCGCAGGGATACAAGGTGGGTGCGTCCCTGCTCGAGGCGGACCAGATCGAAAACGTCAAGGGCTACCTCAGCCGGGCGAAGGAGGTGGGCTGCGAGTTTGTGCTGCCCACCGACATCGTGGTGGCCGATAAGTTTGCCGCGGATGCCGACGTCGACGTGGTGCCTGCGGACGCCATGGAGGACAGCCGCTTCGGCGCCTCGGGCATCGGCCTGGACATCGGCCCGGACTCCGCGGCCGCCTTCGCCGAGAAGATCGGTTCCGGCAAGACCATTTTCTGGAACGGGCCCATGGGCGTGTTCGAGTTTGACGCCTTTGCCGACGGCACCCGCACCATTGCCCAGGCGCTGAAGGACTCGAGCGGCTTCTCCGTGGTGGGCGGCGGAGACTCAGCCGCCGCCGTCCGGAAGCTCGGCTTCAGCGACAGCGACTTCGGGCACATTTCCACCGGAGGCGGCGCTTCCCTGGAATACCTCGAAGGCAAGAAACTTCCGGGACTGACCGTCCTGGACCAGTAA
- the secG gene encoding preprotein translocase subunit SecG: protein MEILKIVLLVLLAITSLLLTLLILLHKGRGGGMSDMFGGGMTSSMGSSGVAERNLNRFTVMLGLSWGAVIIALGLIQRFSGEA from the coding sequence GTGGAAATTCTGAAGATTGTCCTGCTGGTTCTTCTTGCCATCACCAGCCTGTTGCTGACGCTGCTCATCCTGCTCCATAAGGGACGCGGCGGCGGCATGTCGGACATGTTCGGCGGCGGCATGACCAGCAGCATGGGTTCCTCCGGGGTGGCCGAAAGAAACCTGAACCGCTTCACCGTGATGCTTGGACTCTCCTGGGGAGCGGTCATCATCGCCCTGGGCCTGATCCAGCGTTTCTCCGGCGAAGCATAG
- a CDS encoding superoxide dismutase, with protein sequence MNEYTLPELPYDYAALEPNISARIMELHHDKHHATYVAGANTALAQMAEAREKGDFATIPKLSKDLAFHLGGHVNHSIFWNNLSPEGGDKPVGELAAAIDDFFGSFDAFRGQFTAAATSLQGSGWALLAYEPLGNNLVIEQLYDQQGNVPVGTIPLLMLDMWEHAFYLDYVNVKADYVKAFWNIVNWADVATRFEAARTGAHTLVLPA encoded by the coding sequence GTGAACGAGTACACTCTGCCGGAACTGCCGTACGACTACGCGGCACTGGAGCCGAACATTTCGGCCCGCATCATGGAGCTGCACCACGACAAGCACCACGCAACGTATGTTGCCGGTGCCAACACCGCGCTGGCCCAGATGGCTGAAGCACGCGAAAAGGGCGACTTCGCCACCATCCCGAAGCTGTCCAAGGACCTGGCGTTCCACCTCGGTGGACACGTCAATCACAGCATCTTCTGGAACAACCTCTCCCCGGAAGGCGGCGACAAGCCCGTTGGCGAGCTCGCTGCAGCCATCGATGACTTCTTCGGATCCTTTGATGCCTTCCGCGGCCAGTTCACTGCTGCGGCCACGTCGCTGCAGGGTTCCGGCTGGGCACTGCTGGCCTACGAGCCGCTGGGCAACAACCTGGTCATCGAGCAGCTGTACGACCAGCAGGGCAACGTCCCCGTGGGCACCATTCCGCTGCTGATGCTGGACATGTGGGAGCACGCCTTCTACCTGGACTACGTCAACGTGAAGGCCGACTACGTCAAGGCCTTCTGGAACATCGTCAACTGGGCCGATGTGGCCACCCGCTTCGAGGCCGCCCGCACCGGCGCCCACACCCTGGTGCTCCCCGCGTAA
- the rapZ gene encoding RNase adapter RapZ, with product MKEQDALTPVKPAESELLVVTGMSGAGRSTAANALEDHGWYVVENLPPMMLGTLTELVSRMPHSIPKLAVVIDVRSKELFQDIREALSGLRAAGVSYRLLFLDAEDETLVRRFEQGRRPHPLQEDGSILDGIAAERDVLKELRESSDVVVDTSKLNVHALATTITELFTESGPIVLRLNVMSFGFKYGLPVDANYVADVRFIPNPHWVPQLRPHTGLDEDVREYVLAAHGTRDFLDRYVDALEPVIDGYRRENKHYATIAVGCTGGKHRSVAVTEELAKRLAQLPHVTVSAHHRDLGRE from the coding sequence ATGAAGGAACAGGACGCGCTGACCCCGGTCAAGCCCGCCGAATCGGAACTGCTGGTGGTTACCGGCATGTCCGGCGCCGGACGCAGCACGGCCGCCAACGCCCTCGAGGACCACGGCTGGTACGTGGTCGAAAACCTGCCGCCGATGATGCTGGGCACCCTGACCGAGCTGGTGTCCCGGATGCCGCACTCCATCCCCAAGCTCGCAGTGGTCATCGACGTCCGCAGCAAGGAGCTGTTCCAGGACATCAGGGAGGCGCTCAGCGGCCTCCGGGCGGCCGGCGTTTCCTACCGGCTGCTGTTCCTGGACGCCGAGGATGAAACCCTGGTGCGCCGCTTCGAGCAGGGCCGGCGCCCGCACCCGCTGCAGGAGGACGGCAGCATCCTTGACGGCATCGCAGCCGAGCGGGACGTGCTGAAGGAGCTGCGCGAATCATCCGACGTCGTGGTGGACACCTCCAAACTGAACGTGCACGCGCTGGCCACCACCATCACCGAGCTCTTTACCGAGTCCGGGCCGATTGTGCTGCGGCTGAACGTGATGAGCTTTGGGTTCAAGTACGGCCTGCCGGTGGACGCGAACTATGTTGCCGACGTCCGCTTCATTCCCAACCCGCACTGGGTTCCGCAGCTGCGCCCGCACACTGGCCTGGACGAAGACGTGCGTGAGTACGTGCTCGCCGCGCACGGAACCCGCGACTTCCTGGACCGCTACGTTGATGCCCTGGAGCCCGTCATCGACGGGTACCGGCGGGAGAACAAGCACTACGCCACCATCGCCGTCGGCTGCACGGGCGGAAAACACCGCTCCGTGGCCGTTACCGAGGAGCTGGCCAAGCGGCTTGCGCAGCTGCCACACGTGACGGTGAGCGCGCACCACCGTGATCTTGGACGCGAATAG